A region of the Paraconexibacter algicola genome:
AAGGACCACTACCTGAACAAGGGTCTGAGCCGCCGCGCGTACGCCGACCAGATCGGCGTGCCCGAGCAGAGCCTCCGGCGGCTGGAGGCCGGACTCGGCGTCCACCCCGCGAACGCCAAGAAGGTCGCCGACGACATG
Encoded here:
- a CDS encoding helix-turn-helix domain-containing protein, yielding MSTHDTTSAPVSIKDHYLNKGLSRRAYADQIGVPEQSLRRLEAGLGVHPANAKKVADDMKVAVTDILGAAAPGEAA